In Zingiber officinale cultivar Zhangliang chromosome 8B, Zo_v1.1, whole genome shotgun sequence, a single genomic region encodes these proteins:
- the LOC122016649 gene encoding probable glutathione S-transferase GSTF1, with amino-acid sequence MAPVKVFAPVMSTAATRVVLCLEEVGAEYERVNIDMATGEHKSPAHLARNPFGQVPAFQDGDLVLFESRAIGRYVLRKFKSSNVDLLHESSLEESAMVDVWLDVEAHQYDKVISPIFYQAVIIPRFYGGTTDEKVVEENSEKLGKVLDIYEARLSQTKYLAGDFFSFADLCHYPVTHFVTKVPQVAALLEARPHVKAWWESLESRPACKKVAAEFPQ; translated from the exons ATGGCTCCGGTGAAGGTATTCGCCCCGGTGATGTCGACGGCGGCGACCCGGGTAGTTCTGTGCCTTGAGGAGGTCGGGGCGGAATATGAGCGCGTCAACATCGACATGGCCACCGGCGAGCACAAGTCCCCTGCTCACCTCGCCAGAAAT CCATTTGGTCAAGTGCCGGCTTTCCAAGATGGGGATCTCGTTCTTTTTG AATCGAGAGCGATCGGACGATACGTGCTGCGCAAGTTCAAATCCTCCAACGTTGACCTGCTACACGAGAGTAGCTTGGAGGAGTCAGCCATGGTGGACGTCTGGTTGGACGTGGAGGCTCACCAGTACGACAAGGTCATCAGCCCCATCTTCTACCAGGCGGTGATTATCCCCCGCTTCTACGGTGGTACGACGGACGAGAAGGTGGTGGAGGAGAACTCGGAGAAGCTGGGAAAGGTGCTCGACATTTACGAAGCCCGTTTGTCCCAGACCAAATACCTCGCCGGAGACTTCTTCAGCTTCGCCGACCTCTGCCACTATCCCGTCACCCACTTCGTTACCAAAGTCCCTCAAGTGGCCGCCCTGTTAGAGGCGCGCCCTCACGTGAAGGCGTGGTGGGAAAGCTTGGAGTCGCGTCCGGCCTGCAAGAAAGTGGCCGCCGAATTCCCTCAGTGA